In the Cetobacterium ceti genome, ATCATTAAGTAGAGAGGTAAAAGATAGATCAAGAGCTTACGAAAGTTTAATCGAAGAAATTGAAGCTATAGAATGGTATGATCAAAGAGCAGATGTATGTACAAATGATGAATTAAAAAAAGTTTTAGTTCATAATATGAATGAAGAAATAGAACATGCAACTATGCTATTTGAATGGTTAAGAAGAAATGTAGATGTTTTAGATGAAAATATGAAAAAATATTTATTCACTAAAAAATCTATAGTTGAAATTGAAGAGGAAGATGGAGAATGTTCTTGTGAGGGACAAGGTTCTTTAGGACTTGGAGATTTAAAATAATAAAAAAGTAAGTAAATTTAGGAGGAGAATAATATGGATTTTTTAAAAAGAGAATTAGCACCTTTATCAAAAGATGCATGGGAAGCTATAGATGGTAGAGCTAAGGAAGTTTTGACATCTGTATTATCAGCTAGAAAATTTGCTAAATTAAAGGGACCACTAGGATTTGACTTCAAAGCTGTTAATGTTGGAAGATTATCTGTAAAAGAAGCTAAAGGGATTCACTATGGAATTAACCAAATGTTACCATTAGTTGAAGTAAGAAATAATTTTACTCTAGATAGATGGGAACTTGATAATATTAGTAGAGGAGCTGCCGATGTAAATTTAGATTCATTGGATTCAGCTCTATTAAAAACTGTTGAATTTGCAGAAAGTGCTGTTTATCATGGATTGGATGAGGCTTGTATTTTAGGACTTGCTCAATCTAGCGAACATAAACATATGACACTTGGAAATAGTGCAGAGGAAATTCTTAAAAATTTAAGTAAAGCATTACTACTTCTTAAAAATTCATTTGTGGGAGAAACTTCATATGTATTAGTTGTAAGTGAAGATATATTTACAAAAATCAGTTCAATGATTGAAGTTTGTGACTTCACTGGGGTTATTAAGGGAATGTTACACAATGGAAAAATAGTAGTAAGTAAATTTTTAAAGGGAGCATTACTTGTTCCATTTAATAATGACAATATAGAATTAACAGTAGGACAGGATTACTCAATAGGATATCAAGAACACAATGAAAAAGAAGTTAAGTTATATGTTACTTTAACATTTACATTTAGAGTTACAGATAAGTCTCTAGTTGTAGTGTTTGATAAATAAAATTATAGAAAATAATTCAATGGCAGCTTACGATTTTGTAAGCTGCTTTTTTATTGAAAGTATGATAGAATATAAAAAGATTTTATTTTATATTTTAAAAGGAGAAACTAATAATATGAGCAGTAAAATTAAAAAACTTCCCTTGGCAACAAGTGAACTTATGCTAGGTTTTGGAGTAGGAGGATTTTTATTAAATAGTTATAGTCAAGTGCTATCAAAGGCCTTTGGATTTATAACTTTA is a window encoding:
- a CDS encoding family 1 encapsulin nanocompartment shell protein, with amino-acid sequence MDFLKRELAPLSKDAWEAIDGRAKEVLTSVLSARKFAKLKGPLGFDFKAVNVGRLSVKEAKGIHYGINQMLPLVEVRNNFTLDRWELDNISRGAADVNLDSLDSALLKTVEFAESAVYHGLDEACILGLAQSSEHKHMTLGNSAEEILKNLSKALLLLKNSFVGETSYVLVVSEDIFTKISSMIEVCDFTGVIKGMLHNGKIVVSKFLKGALLVPFNNDNIELTVGQDYSIGYQEHNEKEVKLYVTLTFTFRVTDKSLVVVFDK
- a CDS encoding ferritin family protein, which codes for MPITQAESTKSLSREVKDRSRAYESLIEEIEAIEWYDQRADVCTNDELKKVLVHNMNEEIEHATMLFEWLRRNVDVLDENMKKYLFTKKSIVEIEEEDGECSCEGQGSLGLGDLK